The following proteins are encoded in a genomic region of Aquifex aeolicus VF5:
- a CDS encoding NAD(P)/FAD-dependent oxidoreductase: protein MAKVLVLGGGIGGTEAAIALRKEGFEVSLVSDKPYLYIYPISIWIPTGEAKFEDVIIPLDKFARRWGVNLIIDRVEKIDAQNKKVHLKSGKVLEDFDYLVVALGQTKRKEKGLENTLSICGSPEEALKIRDRLVELIAKGEGKIAFGFGGNPKDKTAVRGRPVFEVLFNVDYHLSRLGIRDRFELTFFAPMPKPGERLGEKALKMLDQMFQKYGIKKITGKKIKEFKENGVLFEDDTFLESDLIIYTPAGWGNPVFADSGFPLNEAGFIKIEETCQVVGYEWAYAIGDSAAIEGPPWTAKQGHLAEVMGHITAHNIAVKEGKKSGELKSYKEHINILCLMDMGWRGGGFAYRSDKRAMLIPIPVLGHIMKKAWGVYYKLYKLGKIPKII from the coding sequence ATGGCAAAAGTTCTCGTTCTCGGTGGCGGAATAGGAGGAACTGAAGCTGCGATAGCCCTTAGGAAAGAAGGCTTTGAGGTTAGCTTGGTTTCTGATAAACCCTACCTTTACATATATCCCATATCTATATGGATACCTACTGGCGAGGCAAAGTTCGAGGACGTTATAATCCCCCTCGATAAGTTCGCCAGAAGGTGGGGAGTAAATCTTATAATTGATAGAGTAGAAAAAATAGACGCTCAGAATAAAAAGGTACACCTAAAGAGCGGTAAGGTTCTGGAAGACTTTGATTACTTAGTCGTTGCCCTTGGACAGACTAAAAGAAAGGAAAAGGGACTGGAAAACACTCTATCCATATGCGGAAGCCCTGAAGAGGCTCTGAAGATAAGGGACAGACTCGTTGAATTAATAGCGAAAGGAGAAGGGAAAATTGCCTTCGGCTTTGGAGGAAACCCTAAGGACAAAACCGCGGTGAGAGGAAGACCCGTGTTTGAAGTGCTATTTAACGTGGATTACCACCTTTCCAGACTCGGCATCAGGGACAGGTTTGAGCTTACCTTCTTCGCTCCAATGCCTAAACCCGGGGAAAGACTCGGAGAAAAAGCCCTCAAGATGCTCGACCAGATGTTCCAAAAGTACGGCATCAAGAAAATTACGGGTAAGAAGATAAAGGAATTTAAAGAAAACGGAGTGCTCTTTGAAGACGACACGTTCCTGGAATCGGACCTCATAATTTACACTCCCGCGGGATGGGGAAATCCCGTATTCGCGGACTCAGGCTTTCCTTTAAATGAGGCTGGATTTATAAAGATAGAGGAAACGTGTCAGGTGGTAGGGTACGAGTGGGCTTACGCGATAGGAGACTCGGCTGCGATAGAAGGTCCTCCTTGGACCGCAAAGCAGGGACACCTTGCCGAGGTTATGGGACACATAACCGCACATAACATAGCGGTAAAAGAAGGAAAAAAGAGCGGAGAACTGAAGTCCTACAAAGAGCACATAAACATCTTGTGTCTCATGGACATGGGCTGGAGAGGTGGAGGATTCGCTTACAGAAGCGACAAGAGGGCTATGCTAATCCCAATACCTGTCCTCGGTCATATCATGAAAAAGGCTTGGGGAGTTTACTATAAACTGTACAAGCTGGGCAAAATTCCTAAAATTATTTAG